A window from Solanum stenotomum isolate F172 unplaced genomic scaffold, ASM1918654v1 scaffold26577, whole genome shotgun sequence encodes these proteins:
- the LOC125851513 gene encoding protein SAR DEFICIENT 4 translates to MATPPIFISTATLHTLFTHKSLVDHLQSSLPTFTSTIESPLRHAHQTSPSTSLLLMPSWSCSSSLPYIGVKLVTYHPNNSTQNLPGVHASYVLFNSITGQTLSTMDATELTVYRTACTSALASKFLSRQDSETLLMIGAGTLAPHLIKAHLTVRPNLKKVIVWNRTADKAKRVIENLQSEGGFEGVSFESNGSLEEVVGLGDIVSCATNSETPLVKGKKLKEGAHLDLVGSFKHSMRECDDEALKRGKVFVDNEAALVEAGELVGAFERGVITKDEIVGDLLELIKGEKNGRTTAEEITVFKSVGSAVVDLLTAQLAYETYMKSH, encoded by the coding sequence ATGGCAACACCACCAATCTTCATCTCCACCGCCACACTCCACACCCTTTTCACCCACAAATCCCTCGTCGACCACCTCCAATCTTCCCTCCCCACCTTCACTTCCACCATTGAATCCCCACTTCGCCATGCCCACCAAACAAGCCCTTCTACTTCTCTCCTCCTCATGCCTTCTTGGTCTTGTTCCTCTTCACTTCCCTATATCGGAGTCAAGCTAGTCACTTACCATCCCAATAACTCAACCCAAAATTTACCTGGGGTTCATGCCAGTTATGTTCTTTTCAATTCCATTACAGGACAAACTTTATCCACTATGGATGCCACTGAGCTCACCGTCTATCGAACTGCTTGCACCTCCGCTTTAGCTTCAAAATTCTTATCACGACAAGATTCCGAGACCCTTTTGATGATCGGTGCAGGTACTTTAGCTCCGCATTTGATCAAGGCACATCTGACAGTGAGGCCAAATTTGAAGAAAGTGATAGTGTGGAATAGAACTGCTGATAAGGCGAAAAGGGTGATCGAGAATTTGCAAAGTGAAGGTGGTTTTGAAGGGGTGAGTTTTGAGAGTAATGGGTCTCTTGAGGAGGTTGTGGGGTTGGGAGATATTGTGAGTTGTGCTACGAATTCAGAGACGCCATTGGTGAAGGGGAAGAAGCTTAAAGAAGGGGCACATTTGGATTTGGTTGGATCGTTTAAGCATTCTATGAGGGAGTGTGATGATGAAGCTTTGAAGAGGGGGAAAGTGTTTGTTGATAATGAAGCTGCTTTGGTAGAGGCAGGGGAGCTTGTGGGTGCATTTGAGAGAGGGGTAATTACAAAGGATGAGATTGTTGGGGACTTGTTGGAATTGATCAAGGGAGAAAAGAATGGGAGAACAACTGCTGAAGAAATTACTGTGTTTAAATCAGTTGGTTCTGCTGTTGTTGATCTCCTCACAGCTCAATTGGCATATGAGACTTACATGAAAAGTCATTAA